The Phoenix dactylifera cultivar Barhee BC4 chromosome 17, palm_55x_up_171113_PBpolish2nd_filt_p, whole genome shotgun sequence genome contains a region encoding:
- the LOC103705510 gene encoding vacuolar protein-sorting-associated protein 37 homolog 1-like: MMNWKFPIFGGAQQQQAQSNFHNIPTQSWYPPSVVNSSSLPSTQSSSSGVGTHQRASDLPQSPSQGQPSPAEAAGIISRLKDKSVDELRKLLTDKEAYNAFFNSLDQVKIQNNLRDELRKETSQLARENLEKEPRILELRNQCTIIRTTELAAAQEKLAGLERQKEETLKLYSPASLLRKLHEAMIKVDEESEILHRQLLGKEIDLQTFIQKYKKLRNIYHRWALLHLAAKTSGVHY, translated from the exons ATGATGAACTGGAAGTTTCCAATCTTTGG GGGTGCCCAACAACAGCAGGCTCAGTCAAATTTTCACAATATTCCTACACAATCTTGGTACCCTCCATCAGTGGTTAATTCATCTTCACTCCCTTCCACACAAAGCAGTTCTTCTGGTGTCGGTACACATCAAAGAGCTTCAGATCTCCCTCAGTCACCATCACAGGGGCAGCCTTCACCTGCTGAGGCAGCAGGAATAATTTCTCGCTTGAAGGATAAAAG TGTTGATGAGTTGAGAAAGCTTCTAACTGACAAGGAGGCATACAATGCTTTCTTTAATTCGCTCGACCAAGTGAAAATTCAGAATAAT CTTCGGGATGAACTTCGCAAGGAAACATCGCAACTCGCGA GGGAGAATTTGGAGAAGGAACCTAGAATTTTAGAGCTTAGGAATCAG TGTACTATCATTCGGACAACTGAATTAGCTGCTGCTCAAGAGAAGCTAGCCGGATTGGAGAGGCAGAAGGAAGAAACTCTGAAGTTGTATTCTCCAGCTTCGCTTCTTCGGAAGCTTCATG AGGCAATGATTAAAGTGGACGAGGAATCTGAAATACTGCATAGGCAGCTCCTCGGCAAGGAGATTGACCTTCAGACATTTATACAGAAGTATAAGAAACTTCGCAATATTTACCACAGATGGGCACTTCTCCATCTTGCTGCCAAGACTTCGGGTGTTCATTACTAG
- the LOC103705509 gene encoding ACT domain-containing protein ACR10-like, with the protein MSLLPVETTVGGEKQKKASSFRRNRRKKEAKKSRKGEREREREMGLPNDDVVVIRQPERPGEPSVITISCPDKTGLGCDLCRVILLFGLSIVRGDVSTDGKWCYILFWVVERGGEATRWGLLKKRLLGACPVPSLLLGIDGYFSRQLDAEQQPQVFLLKFSCYDHLGLLHDVTQVLCELELTIRRVNVSTTPDGRVMDLFFITDTRELLHTNSRKDETCAQLKAVLGDSMTSCDIEPASAEIAACLQASSSLPHSITEEMFSVELPDEPSTGSFPAFNSLSVTMDNSLSPAHTLIQLYCHDHKGLLYDIMRTLKDYNIQISYGRFYASHNGNCEIDLFVMQIDGKKIVDPNKQKALCDRLRMELFRPLRVMVVSRGPDTELLVANPVELSGKGRPLVFYDITFALKMLGTRIFLAEIGRHVIGDREWEVYRIYLGDDQELAASRNKIVEGVTKMLMGWD; encoded by the exons atgTCTCTTCTCCCAGTTGAAACCACGGTAGGAGGGGAAAAGCAAAAGAAGGCTAGTAGTTTCCGTAGAaataggagaaagaaagaggccaaGAAGAGCAGAAAAGgcgagagagaaagggagagggagatggGCCTACCGAACGACGACGTTGTAGTCATCCGGCAGCCGGAGAGGCCCGGAGAGCCGAGCGTTATCACCATCAGTTGCCCGGACAAGACCGGCCTCGGTTGCGACCTCTGCCGCGTGATCCTACTCTTCGGCTTGAGCATTGTGAGGGGAG ACGTGAGCACGGATGGGAAGTGGTGCTACATACTGTTCTGGGTGGtggagaggggaggggaggcgACGAGGTGGGGGCTGCTGAAGAAGAGGCTACTGGGGGCTTGCCCCGTGCCATCTTTGCTGTTGGGGATTGACGGCTACTTCTCTAGGCAGCTGGATGCAGAGCAGCAGCCTCAAGTTTTTCTGCTCAAGTTCTCGTGCTACGATCACTTGGGCCTCTTGCATG ATGTGACGCAGGTGCTATGTGAGCTTGAGCTCACAATCAGGAGGGTGAACGTATCCACCACTCCAGATGGGAGAGTTATGGACCTCTTCTTCATAACTGACACGAG AGAACTTCTTCACACAAACAGCAGAAAGGATGAGACATGTGCCCAATTGAAAGCTGTTCTAGGGGACTCTATGACTAGTTGCGACATTGAACCAGCTAGCGCAGAGATCGCTGCATGTTTGCAGGCTTCATCTTCTCTACCCCATTCAATCACAGAGGAGATGTTCAGTGTGGAGCTTCCAGATGAACCATCCACAGGATCTTTTCCGGCATTTAATAGTCTTTCAGTCACAATGGATAACTCTCTCAGCCCTGCTCATACACTTATTCAACTTTATTGTCATGATCACAAGGGCCTCCTCTATGACATCATGAGAACCCTGAAGGACTACAACATTCAG ATTTCTTATGGGCGATTCTATGCCTCCCATAATGGAAACTGCGAAATAGATTTGTTTGTGATGCAAATAGATGGGAAGAAAATTGTTGACCCAAACAAGCAGAAGGCACTGTGTGATCGCTTGAGAATGGAGTTGTTTCGTCCACTCCGTGTGATGGTGGTGAGCCGTGGACCTGACACAGAACTTTTAGTTGCAAATCCAGTTGAATTATCTGGCAAGGGTCGCCCTTTAGTTTTCTATGATATCACCTTTGCCCTCAAAATGCTCGGCACTCGCATCTTTTTG GCTGAGATTGGGAGGCATGTTATCGGCGATAGGGAATGGGAGGTTTACAGAATATACCTTGGTGATGATCAGGAGCTTGCAGCATCAAGGAACAAGATTGTGGAGGGAGTGACGAAGATGTTAATGGGTTGGGACTGA